The following DNA comes from Paenibacillus crassostreae.
TGCAGGCAAGGTGATTGATCGTCATGGAAGCCGTCGCTATATCATCTTTAGTCTATTATCTGCTGGGGCTATTCTCCTTCTGCAAGCACATGTTCAATTCCCATGGCAGCTACTCCTACTACGTGCATTAAGTGGATTTGTATTAGCCTTTCTTTCTCCAGCTTGCCTTGCATTACTAGCATCCTTATCTCAAGATCCTGTCACTCAAGGGAAATACATGTCAGGTCACGGAGTTATTCATACATTAGCTTCTGTTGTTTCCCCTGCGGCTGGCGCTTTTATTGTTGCCAAAGCAGGTTACTCCTTGACGTTCCAGAGTCTTGGTTGGTTACTTATTGCAACAGGTATTATGGCTATTTTCAGTGTGCCTTCAACATTTAAAACATCAAAAGATTCTACTGCAAGGTCCGGAAATTCTATCCCATTCGGTTCTTTCGCACATCCGCGGTTAGAATCTGTCTCTTTACGTTACTATATACTCCCATTTAGCGTCTCATGTGCACAAGGAATCCTCTTTTTTGAACTACCTCTAAGAAATACAGATATATCGGGAATTATGTCAACAGGTCTTCTTTTCTCTGTCATCAGCGTTGGAGCACTTCTGACTCTTTCTCTGCTCTTTCTAAATCGCTACTCACCTAATATACGAGTCGTAATAGGGATCCTGTTAATGGCTTGTTGTTTCTTTAGTCTAGCTGCGTTTCCACAAATTCCAATAGCTGTCTCTCTTTTTGTATTAGGTTCATCAAAAGGGATCATTTTCCCAGCTATGGCTTCACTATTCATTAAGCTAAGTGGTGGAACTCGTTTAGGAAGAGTATTTGCCTTTCAATCCATCGCTATGTCTCTAGGTTCATTCATAGGACCTGTTACTTCCGGACAATTTCGAGACCATGTTTCACCCTATTTCATAGCTTTTATTATTTTAATGGTTGGATTATTAATCATCCCGGTCTCTCGTCAGAATGCAACATCTTTGTATTCACCTAATAC
Coding sequences within:
- a CDS encoding MFS transporter, with amino-acid sequence MKTAFWLYLFLFLAFFDLHAQYPILTPFAISLGAAPVFIGWMVGIYALTHLPGNIIAGKVIDRHGSRRYIIFSLLSAGAILLLQAHVQFPWQLLLLRALSGFVLAFLSPACLALLASLSQDPVTQGKYMSGHGVIHTLASVVSPAAGAFIVAKAGYSLTFQSLGWLLIATGIMAIFSVPSTFKTSKDSTARSGNSIPFGSFAHPRLESVSLRYYILPFSVSCAQGILFFELPLRNTDISGIMSTGLLFSVISVGALLTLSLLFLNRYSPNIRVVIGILLMACCFFSLAAFPQIPIAVSLFVLGSSKGIIFPAMASLFIKLSGGTRLGRVFAFQSIAMSLGSFIGPVTSGQFRDHVSPYFIAFIILMVGLLIIPVSRQNATSLYSPNTHTNPDAV